In Nitrospira sp., the genomic window TACAGGCAGCCTATCGCAGGTCTGTCGTTCCAACGCACCCCACCATCCGCACTTTCCACGATCAATCCAATCATCAATTTACTTCGTAGTATGAACAACGACTGGGGAACCAACCAATGCGATTGAACTCACGAAACAGAGGAGAGATTCGATGATGGACGAAACGATTCCTGCAGCGGTGCGGCAATACTTCGCGGCCATCGGGAGGATGGATGCGGATGCCTGGGTCAGCTGTTTTGACGAGAAGGGAATAAGCTACGAACCAGGAGCAGCGGCACCGCTACAGGGGCGCGGGGCGTTACGGCAATTTCTCGTGGAGGTGCTTGGAACCTTTGCAAGCATCACCATGACGGCCGACCATGTCTTCCAGTCCGGA contains:
- a CDS encoding nuclear transport factor 2 family protein, with protein sequence MMDETIPAAVRQYFAAIGRMDADAWVSCFDEKGISYEPGAAAPLQGRGALRQFLVEVLGTFASITMTADHVFQSGNRVAVKFTGRGTGKNGRSVLFEGIDVFEINQTGKIQTMWGYWNPAAMMVQLQG